GCGATGTTGCGGATGCAGTGGCGCAGGGAAAGGAAACCCTCCACGCGCTGCTTGTTGAAGCCCAGGCGCTCGGCAACGCTGGATACCTGCTCGTCCTCCATGCCCGCGCACAAGCCCAGAAAGTAGATGCGCCAGACCTCGGGCGAAGGCTCCATGTAGAGCAGTTGGTACCAGGTGATGACCCGCTCGGATTCGGCCAGCACTTCGTCCTTGCGGGTGTCGAGGGCCAGCAGGGGGTGGATGGCGGCCAGCAGCTTGAACTCGTCCATGCGCCGGATGCAGGCCAGGGCGTTGCCGTCCTCGAAGAGGTGGATGATCTCGTGGAACACGCGCGCGCCCGAGAGCTTGTGCACGAAGTTGTTGGCGATGGCGTTCTTGATCAGCCGCTCGGTCTGCGCCCCGATGCGGAACTGAAAGCGCTGCTCGAAGCGGATGGCGCGCAGGATGCGGGTGGGGTCCTCCACGAAGGAGAGGGAGTGCAGCACCCGGATGACACGCTCCTTGATGTCGCGCTGGGCCCCGAAGAAGTCCACCAGCTTGCCGAAGCTCCCCGGGGAGAGGTGCACGGCCAGGGCGTTGATGGTGAAGTCGCGCCGGAAGAGGTCCATCTTGATGGAGGACAGCTCCACCGTGGGCAGGGCCGCCGGGTATTCGTAGTATTCCAGGCGGGCCGTGGCCACGTCCACCCGGTTGCCGTCGGGCAGGATGAGCACGGCCGTCTTGAACTTGTGGTGGGACTTGATCCTGCCGCCCATCTCGGCCGAGAGGGCCTCGGCGAAGCGGATGCCGTCGCCTTCCACCACCAGGTCCAGGTCCAGGTTGGGCCGGCCCAGGATGAGGTCGCGCACGAAGCCGCCTACAACGTAGGCCTCGTAGCCCATCTCCTGCGCCAGGGCCCCGGCGCGCTTGACCAGGGCGAAGAGCCTGCCGGGCAGGCGCTCGCGCAGCACCCCGGCCATGTTGCGCTCGCTCTTGCGCTCCGGCCCCACCGTCTCGGGGATGCGCGCGGGTTCGCGCACCAGCACGTTTATCAGGTCCGTGCGGGTGACGACGCCCGCCACCTCGCTCCCTTCCACCACGGGGATCAGGCGCTGACGCTGCTCCAGGATGATCTCCGTGATGTGGTAGAGGTCGGTCTGCGGGGTGATGGTGTGCGCGCCCTGCATCATGTAGTCCCCGGCGGCGGAGGCGCCCAGGCCGTGCTTCACGGCCTTGTCCACGATGTCGTGCTCCAGGATGCCCACGCAGCGCCTGTCCTCGGCGTCGACCACGGGCATGGCCTTGAGCCCGTAGTGCGTCATGGTCTCGGCGGCCTCGGTGAGGGGGCGGTCGTCCGTGATGACGATGGCCGGGCGGCTCATGAGCGCGGAGGCCAGAATCTGGGGGTTCACCTGGGAGGAGAGCAGGGCCAGCAGCTCCTGCTTGGCCTGGGGCAGGGTCTTGTCCTTGAGGGAGGCCGAGGCCGCGAAGGCGTGGCCCCCGCCGCCCAGTGAGGCGCAGATGCGGCCCACGTCCACGTCGCGGGTGCGGGAGCGGGCCACCAGGTGCACGCGGTCCTTCATCAGGGCCATGGCGAAGAGCACGCGCAGGTTCTGCATGTCCATGAGCTTGTGGGCCAGCAGGGCGAAGTCGCCCACGTAGTTGTCCAGCACGGCCTCGGTGAGCACCACCTCCACCCCGTTGACGTCGAAGGTGGTGCAGTTCTCCAGCAGGGTGCTCATGAGCGTGATCTGCTCGGCGGAAAGCTCCCGGGTGAGCAGCTCGGAGAGGGTGGCCATGTCCATGCCCTGGCCCTTGAGCCAGGCGGCGGCGGTGAAGTCCTTCTCCGTGGTGGAGTTGAAGGTGAAGGAGCCCGTATCCTCGTAGATGCCCAGGGCCAGGAAGGTGGCCTCGTCGGGCGTGAGGCTCATGCCCTTCTCCATGATCATGTGCGTGAGGATGGTGGTGGTGGAGCCCCACGGTTTGACCACGCTCACGCTGCCCTGGAGGTCCTCCTCGGTGTCGGGGTGGTGGTCGTAGAGGTGGATGTCCAGTTCCGGCTGGGAGAACAGCGCCTCAACGTGGGAGACGCGGGAGCGCTGCCTGGTGTCCACCACCACGAGGGTGCGCACCGTTGTGGGGTCTATCTCCTTGAAGGCCTTGAAGTTGAAGACGTAGGTGGCGCTCTGGATGAAGAAGTTGCGCAGGTTCTTCTCCTGGCTGCCGGGGAAGATGAGCACCGCGCCGGGATAGAGCTTCCCGGCGGCGATGATGGCGGCCAGGGCGTCGAAATCGGCGTTGATGTGGGACGTGATGACCGTGGGAGCGGCCAAGCCGTGATGGGGCTTGGATGTCATGAATCCTCTCTGGGGCTTTTGGGGGCTGAAGGCCTGGAGCGGGGGTGGTGGCTGCGGTGCACGGCCGTGAGCCTGTCGGCCTGGACGTGGGTGTAGATTTCGGTGGCCGAAATGTCGGCGTGGCCCAGGAGCATCTGCACGGTGCGCAGGTCGGCTCCGCCCTCCAGCAGGTGGGTGGCGAAGCAGTGGCGCAGGCTGTGGGGGGATATCTCCTTGCGGATGCCCGCCTCAAGCGCATAGCGCTTGATGAGCTTCCAGACCCCCTGGCGCGTGAGGCCCTTGCCGGAGCGGTTCAGGAACAGCAGGTCCGTCACGGGCTTGAAGCCGGGGCGCACGTTCTGGGAATAGCGTGAGAGCAGGTCCTGCGCCAGGGTGTGGATGGGCACCAGGCGCTCCTTGTCGCCCTTGCCGATCACGCGCAGCACCCCGGCCTGGGCGTCGAAATCCAGCGGCCGCAGGGTGATGAGCTCGCTCACGCGCAGCCCGGCGGCGTAGAGCAGTTCCAGCATGGCCCGGTCGCGGAAGCCCAGGCTGGTGTTGACGTCCGGGCGGGCGAGCAGGGCGTCCACCTCCTCGCGGTTGAGCACGCCGGGCAGGGTGCGGGGCAGCTTGGGGGCCTCCACCAGGGCCACGGGGCTCGCCGCCAGCCAACCCTCGCTCACGGCGTGGGCGAAGAAGCTGCGCAGGCTGGAGAGGTGGCGGGCCAGGGAGCGGCTGGTCAGGCCTTTCTGGCGCAAAAACATCAGGTAGAGGAAGATTGTCTGGTCGCTCACAGCCTCCATGCTGGCCGTGCGCTCCTCCAGGAATATCTGGAAATGTACGATATCCTGCGAGTATGCGGTCAGGCTGTTCTCGGAGAGGCCCTTGACCACCAGCAGATGTTCGAGCCAGGCGTCCACCCAGGGATGTGGCGCGCCGCGCAACGCATTGGTTTTTATTGACACCGGACAGGCCCTCTTTTTATGACCTGGGCTCGTTTCTTACATTTCTTGCGCCAGCGCGCAATCGCTCCAAGGAGTCTCCTCATGTCCCAGTTCAAGATGGCTGACCGCATCGCGGCCCTGCCCCCGTACCTTTTCGCCGAGATCGACCGCGTCAAGAAAGAGGTCAAGGCTCGCGGCGTCGACATCATCAGCCTGGGCATCGGCGACCCCGACCTGCCCACCCCGGACTTCATCATCGAGGCCCTCTACGCATCGGCCAAGAAGCCCGAGAACCACCAGTACCCCGACTACGTGGGCCTGCGCACCTTCCGCGCCGCCGTGGCTGACTGGTACAAGCGCCGCTTCGCCGTCGACCTGGACCCCGACGAGGAAGTCGTTTCCCTCATCGGCTCCAAGGAGGGCATCGCCCATTTCCCCCTGGCCTACGTCAATCCCGGGGACCTGGTGCTGGTCTGCACGCCCAACTACCCCGTGTACGGCATCGCCACCGGCTTTGCGGGCGGCCGCGTGAAGTACCTGCCCATGAGCGAGGACAACGACTTCCTGCCCGACCTCGACTCCGTGACCGACCAGGAGTGGGAGCAGGCGAAGATGATCTTCACCAACTTCCCCAACAACCCCACCTCGGCCTGCGTGCCCAGGAGCTTCTACGAGAAGCTGATCGCCAAGGCCAAGGCCACCAACACCATCGTGGTTGCCGACGCGGCCTACACTGAGATGTACTACAACCCGGCCAACAAGCCGATCTCCGTGTTCGAGATTCCCGGCGCCAAGGACGTGGCCATCGAGTTCCACTCCCTCTCCAAGACCTACAACATGACCGGCTGGCGCATCGGCATGGCCGTGGGCAACGCCGGGCTGGTCAAGGGCCTGGGCAAGATCAAGGAGAACGTGGACTCCGGCATCTTCCAGGCCGTGCAGGAGGCGGGCATCGCCGCGCTTCAGCATGGCGACCCCTACGCCGAGAAGTTCCGCGCCATTTACAAGGAGCGCCGCGACATCCTCATGGCGGGCCTGAAGAAGATCGGCATCTCCTGCCGGGAGCCGGAAGCCACCTTCTACGCCTGGTGCAAGGTGCCCCAGGGCCACGAGACCAAGGCCTTCGTGACCAAGGTCCTGCAGGAGACGGGCGTGGTAGTCACCCCCGGCAACGGTTTCGGCATGCCCCAGGCCGGCGAGGGCTATTTCCGCATCGCCATGACCGTGGGCAAGGACCGCATCGAAGAGGCCCTGTCGCGTCTGGCCAAGATGTAGGGCCGCGCAACTGGCCTTGCACGAACCGAACGATCCGGGCTCCCCATTGCAAGGGGAGCCCGCGCATTCAGCCGGCCTTCCGGTCCGCGCCCCATCCCGGCGCGGCTGGAGGCCGGCTTTCGTCGCTCTGGGCTCCAACCTGGGCGAGCCCGCCAGGGCCCTCGAACGCTGCGCTAGAGCCCTGGATGAACTTCTGCCCGGCGTGCGCGTGGCCGCCCGGTCCAGGTTGTGGCAAACGGCCCCCCTGGGCCCGCCCGACCAGCCCTGGTACGCCAATATGGTGGTGCGCCTGGAATGCGCCCCGGAGGTCACGGCAAGATCGCTGTTCTCCGCGCTGATGGAGTTGGAGGCCCGGCTCGGGCGCAACCGTGTCATGGAGCGCCGCTGGGGGCCGCGCATCCTGGACGTGGACCTGCTGCTCTTCGGGGACGAACGGAGCGATGACCCCGCCATGATCCTGCCGCACCCGCGCATGTGGGAGCGCGCCTTCGTGCTGCTGCCCTTGCGGGAGGTCGCCCCCGAATTGGTGCCGGATGAAAGGCTTGGGGATTTGTCATTTTCCCATTCAGGCACTATCATCTTCTGAACGCCTGATTCAAAGGATTCCCCATCCATGTGGAAGTTCATCATAGCCGCCGCGGCGGCCTTCATGCTCTGGAAAATGTTCATGGGCGACTCGAAACGTCGCAAGGAAGAAGCCAAGCAGGAACGCGAAACCCTTATCGCCAAGGGGGAGATGGTCAAGGACCCTGCCTGTGGGGCCTACGTCTCCCCGGAGGATTCCGTCCAGGCCAGCATCGACGGCCAGACCCGGCATTTCTGCAGCTACGAGTGCCGCGACGCCTACATCAGGCAGCTGCGGTCCGGCTCCAACGACAACAAGGGGTGATCCCATGAAATTCTTTCTGGACAGCGCCAACCTTGACGAGATCAAGGCCGCGGCGGACATGGGGCTGCTCGACGGAGTGACCACCAACCCCACCCTGTTCTCAAAGGAGAAGGGCGACTGGCGCGAGGTGGCCCAGGCAATCTGCAAGGAATGCCCCGGCCCGGTCAGCCTGGAGGTGGTGGGCACCACGGCCGAGGCCATGCTGGCCGAAGCCAGGGACCTCATCTCCTTCGGGCCCAACGTGGTGGTGAAGATTCCCATGATCCTGGAGGGCCTCAAGGCCGTGCGCCAGCTCAAGTCGGCTGGCGTGGCCGTGAACGTGACCCTGGTGTTCCAGCCCCTGCAGGCGCTCATGGCGGCCAAGGCCGGGGCCACCTATGTCAGCCCCTTCGTAGGCCGGATCGACGCCATCGGCGGCGACGGCATGGGCATGGTGGAGGAGGTGCTCTCCATCTTCCGCAACTACGACCTGGACACCCAGGTGCTGGTGGCCAGCGTGCGCAGCCCCCTGCATGTGGTGCGCGCGGCCCTGCTGGGCGCGGACGTGGTCACGGTGCCCTTCGCCGTGCTCAAGGACTTGGCCAAGCACCCCCTGACGGAGAGCGGCCTCGAGACCTTCCTGAAGGATTGGGGCAAGGTGGTCAAAGGCTGACGTTGCGTTTTTCACTGCGGCTGCATATGTTCTCCAGCGAATTCGGAAACCGTTTCCGCCGCCGGGCCAGGCGGGCCTGGGGCGGTGCCGCTTAGGGGCGCCACGCGCCCCCCAGGTGTCTGATGTCC
This genomic stretch from Fundidesulfovibrio soli harbors:
- a CDS encoding CBS domain-containing protein, giving the protein MTSKPHHGLAAPTVITSHINADFDALAAIIAAGKLYPGAVLIFPGSQEKNLRNFFIQSATYVFNFKAFKEIDPTTVRTLVVVDTRQRSRVSHVEALFSQPELDIHLYDHHPDTEEDLQGSVSVVKPWGSTTTILTHMIMEKGMSLTPDEATFLALGIYEDTGSFTFNSTTEKDFTAAAWLKGQGMDMATLSELLTRELSAEQITLMSTLLENCTTFDVNGVEVVLTEAVLDNYVGDFALLAHKLMDMQNLRVLFAMALMKDRVHLVARSRTRDVDVGRICASLGGGGHAFAASASLKDKTLPQAKQELLALLSSQVNPQILASALMSRPAIVITDDRPLTEAAETMTHYGLKAMPVVDAEDRRCVGILEHDIVDKAVKHGLGASAAGDYMMQGAHTITPQTDLYHITEIILEQRQRLIPVVEGSEVAGVVTRTDLINVLVREPARIPETVGPERKSERNMAGVLRERLPGRLFALVKRAGALAQEMGYEAYVVGGFVRDLILGRPNLDLDLVVEGDGIRFAEALSAEMGGRIKSHHKFKTAVLILPDGNRVDVATARLEYYEYPAALPTVELSSIKMDLFRRDFTINALAVHLSPGSFGKLVDFFGAQRDIKERVIRVLHSLSFVEDPTRILRAIRFEQRFQFRIGAQTERLIKNAIANNFVHKLSGARVFHEIIHLFEDGNALACIRRMDEFKLLAAIHPLLALDTRKDEVLAESERVITWYQLLYMEPSPEVWRIYFLGLCAGMEDEQVSSVAERLGFNKQRVEGFLSLRHCIRNIAQSIYEWDYRRGLHSELYFLLKDLPLEGVLYLMARHPKETVRKAISLFLTTLRPQRVDITGQDIKKLGVEPGPLYGEILRRVTAAMLDGRASCRADQLELVRKLAEGSEGMGDLRGLA
- the xerD gene encoding site-specific tyrosine recombinase XerD; translation: MSIKTNALRGAPHPWVDAWLEHLLVVKGLSENSLTAYSQDIVHFQIFLEERTASMEAVSDQTIFLYLMFLRQKGLTSRSLARHLSSLRSFFAHAVSEGWLAASPVALVEAPKLPRTLPGVLNREEVDALLARPDVNTSLGFRDRAMLELLYAAGLRVSELITLRPLDFDAQAGVLRVIGKGDKERLVPIHTLAQDLLSRYSQNVRPGFKPVTDLLFLNRSGKGLTRQGVWKLIKRYALEAGIRKEISPHSLRHCFATHLLEGGADLRTVQMLLGHADISATEIYTHVQADRLTAVHRSHHPRSRPSAPKSPREDS
- a CDS encoding LL-diaminopimelate aminotransferase, whose product is MSQFKMADRIAALPPYLFAEIDRVKKEVKARGVDIISLGIGDPDLPTPDFIIEALYASAKKPENHQYPDYVGLRTFRAAVADWYKRRFAVDLDPDEEVVSLIGSKEGIAHFPLAYVNPGDLVLVCTPNYPVYGIATGFAGGRVKYLPMSEDNDFLPDLDSVTDQEWEQAKMIFTNFPNNPTSACVPRSFYEKLIAKAKATNTIVVADAAYTEMYYNPANKPISVFEIPGAKDVAIEFHSLSKTYNMTGWRIGMAVGNAGLVKGLGKIKENVDSGIFQAVQEAGIAALQHGDPYAEKFRAIYKERRDILMAGLKKIGISCREPEATFYAWCKVPQGHETKAFVTKVLQETGVVVTPGNGFGMPQAGEGYFRIAMTVGKDRIEEALSRLAKM
- the folK gene encoding 2-amino-4-hydroxy-6-hydroxymethyldihydropteridine diphosphokinase, with product MQGEPAHSAGLPVRAPSRRGWRPAFVALGSNLGEPARALERCARALDELLPGVRVAARSRLWQTAPLGPPDQPWYANMVVRLECAPEVTARSLFSALMELEARLGRNRVMERRWGPRILDVDLLLFGDERSDDPAMILPHPRMWERAFVLLPLREVAPELVPDERLGDLSFSHSGTIIF
- a CDS encoding transcriptional regulator; the encoded protein is MWKFIIAAAAAFMLWKMFMGDSKRRKEEAKQERETLIAKGEMVKDPACGAYVSPEDSVQASIDGQTRHFCSYECRDAYIRQLRSGSNDNKG
- the fsa gene encoding fructose-6-phosphate aldolase, which gives rise to MKFFLDSANLDEIKAAADMGLLDGVTTNPTLFSKEKGDWREVAQAICKECPGPVSLEVVGTTAEAMLAEARDLISFGPNVVVKIPMILEGLKAVRQLKSAGVAVNVTLVFQPLQALMAAKAGATYVSPFVGRIDAIGGDGMGMVEEVLSIFRNYDLDTQVLVASVRSPLHVVRAALLGADVVTVPFAVLKDLAKHPLTESGLETFLKDWGKVVKG